The nucleotide window TCACATTGGTCAAGCTGGTATCCAAGTTGGTAACGCCTGTTGGGAGCTCTACTGTCTTGAGCATGGCATTCAGGTCTTTTTTGTGTTCTTTTTACCATATGAACTcaatattttcttctttttcttcgcTGGGTATGTAATCTTCTTTCTTGTTTTTTGGGTGTAGCCTGATGGACAAATGCCAGGTGACAAAACAGTCGGAGGTGGGGATGATGCTTTCAACACCTTTTTCAGTGAAACCGGCGCTGGAAAACATGTCCCTCGTGCTGTTTTTTTGGATCTTGAACCGACCGTAATTGATGAAGTTAGAACCGGGGCTTATCGTCAATTATTCCACCCTGAACAGCTTATTAGTGGCAAAGAAGATGCTGCAAATAACTTTGCCAGAGGCCACTACACAAGTAAGCAATAAGTGTTGGAAAAGTTGGGTTTTCTTTCTCCTACTATCAGATCTATAAACTAACCctgttttttttgttgttgttgcagTTGGGAAGGAAATAGTGGATCTTTGCCTTGATAGGATCAGGAAGCTAGCAGATAACTGTACTGGACTTCAGGGGTTTTTGGTGTTTCATGCTGTTGGTGGAGGAACTGGATCTGGTCTTGGATCATTGCTTCTTGAAAGGCTTTCAGTGGattatggaaagaaatcaaaaCTGGGTTTCACTGTTTACCCTTCCCCACAGGTTTCCACATCTGTTGTAGAGCCTTACAATAGTGTTTTGTCAACTCATTCTCTGTTAGAGCACACTGATGTCGCAGTTCTCCTCGATAATGAAGCTATCTACGATATTTGCCGAAGATCTCTTGATATTGAGAGGCCTGCTTACACTAATCTCAACAGGCTGGTCTCTCAGGTACAATAAATCATAGCATTAATTTGATTGTTTGCATTGTGTGTGTATACTTACGATGTTTGGATCGTTTACAGGTTATTTCTTCCTTGACTGCATCTTTGAGATTTGATGGTGCTTTGAATGTGGATGTGAATGAGTTTCAGACCAATTTAGTCCCATACCCTAGAATCCATTTCATGTTGTCTTCATATGCACCAGTGATTTCAGCGGAAAAGGCTTACCATGAGCAACTATCAGTGGCAGAAATCACAAGCAGTGCATTTGAACCAGCTTCAATGATGGCCAAATGTGATCCACGCCATGGGAAATACATGGCTTGTTGCTTGATGTACAGAGGAGATGTGGTGCCTAAAGATGTGAATGCTGCAGTGGCAACAATCAAGACCAAAAGGACCATCCAGTTTGTTGATTGGTGTCCCACAGGGTTCAAGTGTGGCATCAACTACCAGCCTCCAACTGTGGTACCTGGTGGGGATTTGGCTAAGGTTCAAAGGGCAGTTTGCATGATTTCAAATTCTACAAGTGTTGCTGAAGTATTCTCAAGGATTGATCATAAGTTTGATCTGATGTATGCAAAGCGTGCATTTGTGCATTGGTATGTTGGTGAGGGTATGGAGGAAGGTGAGTTTTCTGAAGCTAGAGAAGACTTGGCCGCTCTTGAGAAAGATTATGAAGAAGTGGGCCTGGAATCTGGTGAAGGAGATGAAGATGAAGGGGATGAGTACTAGGCTAGAATATAGAGTAAAATCTGCCAATGGACTTATTGGTCAGCTAATAAAAATGGGTTTTTTGTTTGTCTTCTCTATTGTAGTATCAAACTTCAAAACATGTTTTAATGGATCTttgcttaattgtttttttttttaattcattacTGATTGCTCTAACTTGCAGTAATTTCATCAAAAAGTATGTGTGCTTGAAATTAGGAAAGTATGTGTGGTGGGGTGATTGCTTATAGAAATAAGATTAGAAGTTTGATCTTTACTCGTAGCAATAAGAAAAACTAGACTAATTGAAAGTGTGcttgaaattgaaaaagttccCGTGGCTGTAGTTTCTGCATCTGTATCTGTTTCGATGGATActcattttttttttggatttttttctcTCTATTTTAGGAGTTTCTTATTGATATTTTTGTCTTGATTTTCCATGGATGCCGAGTTGAAAGAAATTTCCAAGAAACTGTCTTTGACTGAGGAGGAAAATGCTGAGGGAAAATTACTGGTTTGCGGGTTTTACTCATCAAGAAGTCACTGCTACCAGCACAGGGTATTACGGATTATCAGTTTTATTTTATCCAAATCTTTTAGACTTAATTTCTTGCACTGATTGAATGGTAAATATCAATATGCATCAGAGGTTAATCAAAGTTGATGTCTCAGTCTCGCAGTTCAAGCCATTCTCGAATTAATCTTTCCATTCTATTTCATTCAAAAAAATAATTCagagttatttgaattattcagAGTTTGCTCAAATAATTCGATTCAAATTTTGAGTACGAGTCAAGCTAAAA belongs to Gossypium arboreum isolate Shixiya-1 chromosome 7, ASM2569848v2, whole genome shotgun sequence and includes:
- the LOC108454686 gene encoding tubulin alpha chain-like is translated as MRECISVHIGQAGIQVGNACWELYCLEHGIQPDGQMPGDKTVGGGDDAFNTFFSETGAGKHVPRAVFLDLEPTVIDEVRTGAYRQLFHPEQLISGKEDAANNFARGHYTIGKEIVDLCLDRIRKLADNCTGLQGFLVFHAVGGGTGSGLGSLLLERLSVDYGKKSKLGFTVYPSPQVSTSVVEPYNSVLSTHSLLEHTDVAVLLDNEAIYDICRRSLDIERPAYTNLNRLVSQVISSLTASLRFDGALNVDVNEFQTNLVPYPRIHFMLSSYAPVISAEKAYHEQLSVAEITSSAFEPASMMAKCDPRHGKYMACCLMYRGDVVPKDVNAAVATIKTKRTIQFVDWCPTGFKCGINYQPPTVVPGGDLAKVQRAVCMISNSTSVAEVFSRIDHKFDLMYAKRAFVHWYVGEGMEEGEFSEAREDLAALEKDYEEVGLESGEGDEDEGDEY